The nucleotide sequence CTTTGGTTACCAAATCTAAAGAAGACACTACACACAATAGAAGATTAGTTTTTGCTAAACTTCGTCAAAAAGAATTCGTTGCAGAATTGTTTCGTGATGTAGCACCTAAGATTGGAGACCGTCCAGGAGGTTATACAAGAATTATAAAACTAGGTAATCGTTTAGGAGATAATGCTGATATGGCAATGATCGAATTTGTAGATTACAATGAAGTTTATAATCTTACTAAGCCAGAGAAGAAAAAATCTACTCGTAGA is from Gillisia sp. Hel1_33_143 and encodes:
- the rplQ gene encoding 50S ribosomal protein L17, which codes for MRHGKKINHLGRKTAHRKSMLANMACSLIEHKRINTTVAKAKALKQFVEPLVTKSKEDTTHNRRLVFAKLRQKEFVAELFRDVAPKIGDRPGGYTRIIKLGNRLGDNADMAMIEFVDYNEVYNLTKPEKKKSTRRAGKKKDADAAAAPAKAESKSTEKKDDKKEE